One genomic region from Chthoniobacterales bacterium encodes:
- a CDS encoding DUF4870 domain-containing protein encodes METSYPQPPPTPVNVSAVANVRTWCAFIHASALLGVFIHFPGHLLGPLILWLIKRDDAPELDAHGKEAVNFQISMLIYNAIAAVFCLVLVGFVFLAILWILNAIFVIIAAIQASDGKFYRYPMTIRFIQ; translated from the coding sequence ATGGAAACCTCATACCCACAACCGCCGCCCACCCCCGTCAACGTCTCCGCCGTCGCGAATGTCCGCACCTGGTGCGCCTTCATCCACGCCAGCGCCCTCCTCGGGGTCTTCATCCATTTCCCCGGCCACCTCCTCGGACCGCTCATCCTCTGGCTGATCAAACGCGACGACGCCCCCGAGCTCGACGCGCACGGCAAGGAAGCTGTCAACTTCCAGATCTCGATGCTGATTTACAACGCCATCGCCGCGGTCTTTTGCCTCGTCCTGGTCGGCTTCGTCTTCCTCGCCATCCTCTGGATCCTGAACGCCATCTTCGTCATCATCGCCGCCATCCAGGCCAGCGACGGCAAATTTTACCGCTACCCGATGACGATCCGGTTCATTCAGTAG
- a CDS encoding CDGSH iron-sulfur domain-containing protein translates to MPDVTIETINNGPYIVTGRVELKDDDGNAYPAKDRIALCRCGASTTKPFCDGTHSRIGFQAAEKAVPGSAEG, encoded by the coding sequence ATGCCTGACGTAACGATCGAGACTATCAACAACGGGCCTTACATCGTGACCGGCCGCGTGGAGCTGAAAGACGATGATGGGAACGCCTATCCGGCAAAGGACCGGATCGCGCTGTGCCGCTGTGGCGCGTCGACGACGAAACCGTTCTGCGACGGCACCCATTCCAGGATTGGATTTCAGGCGGCGGAGAAAGCAGTCCCCGGTTCCGCCGAGGGTTAA
- a CDS encoding TonB-dependent receptor plug domain-containing protein, with protein sequence MHHKILSRSKGSLLASSLVLLACLALSPSLFAQDVTSERIVVTATATPHPHDDTRPKLEHIMREVDGTQITVTKKATVIKLDKQPPIQNNNLQEQFVKAPGLIVSEQQNPGQYNFTYRGLGNPQESEYTLFLQDGLPLMSDWIGFPTLYYVPVPQSVSEIQIIRGGSSLLYGPEPAPAINYVTKRPAPGTPWHAYLEQTGGPDDTYSSYASVEEANGPVEFRADAFYRTSDTQRDSNHYDLWQANGYLGWRPDSHQLLALDVHASEFDGEDPGRLTYAQWLANPDQAVTPYNHNWVDRYTAVLRYELELGDWLIQAKGWYTHQDIDARSAANINPVTGAFPTNTTFGYEEFNNGGFDLRARLRWGEGTMLRGSALTFGGLVYHGDAPFQRYTLNNTAGSLGNVGPGFLTAPRGTTSGLVALDQERSADYQAFFIENVFRFGAFHIVPSFRLDHESVDVDARVAPYFTPGTPSGRSADKLIPLWGIGLGNDFGKGNETYFSASSGWRPVRFFDVAGTRTAITPGTTPDPFRSLDIELGVHGTPIKGFWYDVGLFWMQFDNRIETRPDPLGGPFDTLAFNSGNTRHRGFEGEIAYDLLAPFQHEPLAAVTEAKDAKDSKATVKATTRPWHPLQLIVFTNLQLLDAEFTESTQIIPGTTQTFVGNEPAYAPDVVVKGGITFKRDQCFNITFSAVHVSEQFWQDSNLGSASIPLTTIPSYEVFNFSGEFYITHNVRVFGGISNLSDEKYYSRVFPFGGGSIDPAPGRSGHLGLSVEF encoded by the coding sequence ATGCACCACAAAATCCTGTCCCGATCAAAAGGCAGCCTGCTGGCGAGCAGCCTCGTTCTTCTGGCCTGTCTGGCCCTGAGTCCGTCGCTCTTCGCCCAGGACGTGACCTCAGAGCGGATCGTGGTGACGGCAACCGCCACTCCGCATCCGCACGACGACACCCGGCCAAAGCTCGAGCACATCATGCGGGAAGTGGATGGCACGCAAATCACCGTCACGAAGAAAGCGACGGTGATTAAGCTCGATAAGCAGCCACCCATCCAAAACAACAACCTGCAGGAGCAGTTCGTTAAAGCCCCCGGCCTTATCGTCAGCGAGCAGCAAAACCCGGGGCAGTACAACTTTACCTACCGCGGCCTCGGCAACCCGCAGGAATCCGAATACACCCTTTTCCTCCAGGACGGTCTCCCCTTGATGAGCGACTGGATTGGGTTCCCGACGCTTTACTACGTGCCCGTTCCGCAAAGTGTCAGTGAAATCCAGATCATCCGCGGCGGTAGCAGTCTCCTTTACGGACCGGAACCCGCCCCAGCGATCAACTACGTCACCAAGCGTCCGGCTCCCGGCACCCCCTGGCACGCTTACCTGGAACAGACAGGCGGTCCTGATGACACTTATTCCAGCTACGCGTCTGTCGAAGAAGCAAACGGCCCGGTGGAGTTCCGGGCGGACGCCTTTTATCGCACCTCAGACACCCAGCGCGACTCCAATCATTACGATCTGTGGCAGGCGAACGGCTACCTCGGTTGGCGTCCAGACTCGCACCAGCTCCTCGCCCTTGACGTGCACGCCAGCGAATTCGACGGCGAAGATCCGGGCCGGCTGACCTACGCGCAGTGGTTGGCCAACCCGGACCAGGCTGTCACGCCCTACAACCACAACTGGGTAGATCGTTATACCGCCGTGCTCCGATACGAACTGGAATTGGGCGACTGGCTAATCCAGGCCAAAGGTTGGTACACGCACCAGGACATCGACGCGCGCTCGGCCGCGAACATCAACCCGGTAACCGGCGCGTTCCCCACTAACACCACGTTTGGATACGAGGAATTCAATAACGGTGGCTTTGACCTGCGCGCGCGGCTGCGTTGGGGCGAAGGCACCATGCTCCGTGGGAGCGCCCTAACGTTCGGCGGGTTGGTTTACCATGGTGACGCACCGTTCCAGCGTTACACGCTGAACAACACCGCTGGCAGTCTGGGCAATGTTGGTCCCGGCTTCCTCACCGCGCCGCGCGGAACCACTTCCGGCCTGGTCGCGCTCGATCAGGAGCGCAGCGCTGATTACCAGGCGTTCTTTATCGAAAACGTTTTCCGTTTCGGTGCTTTCCACATCGTGCCCTCGTTCCGGCTCGATCATGAAAGCGTCGATGTCGACGCCAGGGTCGCGCCCTACTTTACGCCCGGCACGCCCTCCGGCCGCAGCGCGGACAAGCTGATCCCGCTTTGGGGCATCGGACTCGGGAACGACTTCGGAAAGGGCAACGAAACCTATTTCAGCGCCTCATCCGGATGGCGTCCCGTTCGTTTCTTTGACGTAGCCGGCACCCGGACGGCCATTACTCCGGGAACCACGCCCGATCCGTTCCGTTCCCTGGACATCGAGTTGGGCGTCCACGGCACCCCGATCAAGGGCTTTTGGTACGATGTCGGCCTCTTCTGGATGCAATTCGATAACCGCATCGAGACTCGCCCCGACCCACTCGGCGGTCCGTTCGACACCCTCGCTTTCAACAGCGGCAACACCCGCCACCGTGGCTTCGAAGGCGAAATCGCCTACGACCTCCTCGCCCCGTTCCAGCATGAGCCGCTCGCGGCGGTCACTGAAGCGAAGGATGCGAAAGATTCGAAAGCGACGGTGAAAGCGACTACCCGTCCGTGGCATCCGCTCCAGCTGATCGTTTTCACTAACCTCCAGCTGCTCGACGCCGAGTTCACCGAAAGCACCCAAATCATTCCCGGGACGACACAGACCTTTGTCGGTAACGAACCGGCCTACGCGCCTGACGTCGTCGTCAAAGGCGGGATCACCTTTAAGCGTGATCAGTGTTTCAACATCACGTTTTCAGCCGTCCACGTGTCCGAGCAGTTCTGGCAGGACTCAAACCTGGGCAGCGCGTCCATTCCGCTGACAACCATTCCGTCTTACGAGGTCTTCAACTTTTCCGGCGAATTCTACATCACCCACAACGTCCGTGTTTTCGGCGGCATCTCCAACCTGAGCGATGAGAAATACTACTCTCGCGTGTTCCCGTTCGGCGGGGGCAGCATCGATCCCGCTCCGGGCCGCTCAGGTCACCTCGGCTTGTCGGTCGAATTCTGA
- a CDS encoding heavy metal sensor histidine kinase, which produces MSSKPAEPRSIASQLVVLFTLAAALLLTCGLGTLYWIVVGHAFEEDNAVLIDKLLAVQADLKATGGLRIINEELKVERAGDRATYWIRILDGANQIVAETPGMTALLPPQVFPKPGNSNSSTPNPTNLRTSGHLFSLITKAQEPTGQSYIIQLAQDRSADDQFMKQFAGLLVAVLALGVLASALIAITVTKRGLRPLGEMTRALKRVGPKQLHERVTAVGWPRELQPLAVAFDDMLDRLENSFTRLSQFSADLAHELRTPIANIRGEAEVALTRSRTADEYRDVIESSVAECQRLSHVVDNLLFLARTEAAEGHVQRAPFPGRAAIEKIAEFYEPVADEQKLTITCTGEGDILADEMLFGRAVSNLVENALHHTPPSGTIAISVAQRANQSEVSVKDTGSGIAKEHLPRVFDRFYRADASRASDGLGLGLALVKSIMDLHGGTARIESDLSRGTVVTLSFPKSAER; this is translated from the coding sequence ATGTCCTCAAAACCGGCTGAACCGCGGTCGATCGCGTCGCAGCTGGTCGTGCTCTTTACGCTGGCGGCGGCGTTGCTCCTCACCTGCGGCTTGGGCACGCTCTACTGGATCGTCGTGGGGCACGCCTTCGAGGAAGACAATGCGGTGTTGATCGACAAACTCCTCGCTGTGCAGGCGGATCTGAAAGCGACCGGCGGCCTCCGGATCATTAACGAGGAACTAAAGGTCGAGCGCGCCGGGGACCGCGCCACCTATTGGATTCGGATCCTGGATGGAGCAAATCAGATTGTCGCAGAGACCCCGGGAATGACTGCGCTCTTGCCGCCCCAGGTTTTTCCTAAACCCGGGAATTCCAATTCGTCCACGCCTAACCCGACAAATCTTCGGACTAGCGGGCATTTGTTTTCCCTTATCACGAAAGCCCAGGAACCAACCGGCCAATCCTATATCATCCAACTCGCCCAGGACCGTTCTGCGGACGACCAATTCATGAAGCAGTTCGCCGGGCTGCTCGTTGCGGTGCTGGCCCTCGGTGTCCTGGCCTCGGCCCTGATTGCAATTACCGTCACCAAACGGGGACTCCGGCCGCTTGGTGAAATGACGCGCGCGCTAAAGCGGGTCGGTCCAAAGCAACTCCACGAGCGCGTTACCGCCGTTGGCTGGCCCCGGGAACTTCAGCCGCTAGCGGTCGCTTTTGATGACATGCTTGACCGCCTCGAAAACTCCTTCACCCGTCTTTCGCAATTCTCCGCCGATCTCGCCCACGAGCTCCGCACTCCGATCGCGAATATTCGCGGCGAAGCGGAGGTCGCGCTCACCCGCAGCCGAACGGCGGACGAATACCGCGACGTGATCGAATCTTCCGTGGCAGAATGCCAGAGGCTCAGCCACGTCGTCGATAACCTGCTTTTCCTCGCCCGCACCGAGGCGGCTGAAGGCCACGTCCAGCGCGCACCGTTCCCCGGGCGCGCTGCGATCGAAAAGATCGCGGAGTTTTACGAACCCGTCGCCGATGAACAGAAGCTCACCATTACCTGCACCGGTGAAGGGGACATCCTCGCCGACGAGATGCTCTTTGGCCGGGCGGTAAGCAATCTCGTGGAAAACGCTCTGCACCACACGCCCCCCAGCGGCACGATTGCGATTTCGGTCGCCCAGCGGGCCAACCAGTCAGAAGTCTCGGTCAAGGACACTGGCAGCGGCATAGCGAAGGAACACTTGCCGCGCGTATTCGATCGTTTCTATCGCGCTGATGCCTCGCGCGCCTCCGACGGTCTGGGCCTCGGATTGGCGCTCGTAAAGTCGATCATGGATTTACACGGCGGCACGGCCAGGATCGAAAGCGACCTTAGCCGGGGAACCGTGGTCACCCTTTCGTTTCCCAAATCGGCCGAGCGCTAA
- a CDS encoding heavy metal response regulator transcription factor, translating into MRVLLIEDKKKTAAFLAKGLLEDGYTVEIAQDGENGLKLARGSKHDLLIVDVMLPKMDGWTVVAELRKGGMRTPILFLTARDSVRDRVKGLELGADDYLVKPFAFSELLARVRSLLRRSPDQPPEHLRIDDLEIDTRRNKATRSGTALNLTAKEFLLLSHLVRSAGEVVSRGEIAQHVWDINFATSTNVVDVMVRRLRAKVDDPFKTKLIHTVRGAGYVLKTG; encoded by the coding sequence ATGCGAGTGCTGCTAATCGAGGACAAGAAAAAGACCGCGGCTTTTCTTGCCAAGGGCCTTCTGGAAGATGGCTACACGGTCGAGATCGCCCAGGATGGCGAAAACGGCCTGAAACTCGCGCGCGGCTCAAAACACGATCTCCTCATCGTGGACGTGATGTTGCCAAAAATGGACGGCTGGACCGTGGTCGCGGAACTGCGGAAAGGCGGCATGCGCACCCCGATTCTTTTTCTCACGGCGCGCGACAGCGTGCGCGACCGCGTGAAAGGTCTCGAGCTTGGCGCGGACGATTACCTGGTGAAGCCGTTCGCGTTTTCGGAGTTGCTCGCCCGGGTGCGTTCCTTATTGCGGCGCTCGCCGGACCAGCCGCCGGAGCACCTTCGAATCGACGACCTGGAAATCGATACGCGCCGGAACAAGGCCACCCGTTCCGGCACCGCGCTCAACCTTACGGCCAAGGAATTTCTTCTCCTCTCCCACCTGGTCCGTTCCGCGGGAGAAGTCGTTTCGCGCGGGGAAATCGCCCAGCATGTTTGGGACATTAATTTCGCCACCAGCACCAACGTGGTGGACGTGATGGTGCGGCGGTTGCGCGCGAAAGTGGACGACCCGTTCAAGACAAAGCTGATCCATACCGTCCGCGGCGCCGGTTATGTCCTCAAAACCGGCTGA
- a CDS encoding GFA family protein, with translation MADTYPGKCYCGAVTIETTGAPEGMGYCHCEACRSYLGAPINAFTLWKPENVKVTKGEDSLGHFMSSPMSDRRFCTECGSIVKTDHDSLGLVDVPAAVIPTMPFKAGVHLNYEETVLPIKDGLPKMRDFPSEIGGSGETMPE, from the coding sequence ATGGCCGACACATACCCTGGAAAATGTTATTGCGGCGCCGTAACCATCGAGACGACCGGCGCGCCCGAAGGCATGGGCTATTGTCACTGCGAGGCCTGCCGATCCTACCTTGGCGCGCCGATCAATGCCTTCACGCTCTGGAAACCTGAGAACGTGAAGGTGACCAAAGGCGAAGATTCCCTCGGGCACTTCATGTCTTCGCCCATGAGCGACCGCCGTTTTTGCACCGAATGCGGCAGCATTGTGAAGACCGATCACGATTCGCTGGGCTTGGTCGACGTCCCCGCCGCTGTAATTCCCACGATGCCGTTCAAGGCCGGCGTCCACCTTAACTACGAGGAAACCGTTCTGCCGATAAAGGACGGTCTCCCGAAAATGCGCGACTTCCCCTCCGAGATCGGCGGCTCCGGCGAAACAATGCCCGAATAG
- a CDS encoding NADP-dependent oxidoreductase, which produces MKAVVLHEYGEDAPRPAPKDNEVLVRVIACGVNPADPLVISGRLAQEFGTHLPLIPGYDVAGVIEKTGAKVTKLKVGDAVYGYALFGGGWAEYAVLAENEAALKPKSVGFVDAAAVPLAALTAWQALLDVAKLSAGQTVLIHGGSGGVGSFAIQIAKARGARVIATASTANQDLLKQLGADVAIDYTKTKFEEVAKDVDVVLDAVGRDTLARSYAVVKKGGIIATLVARPGQAELDKHGIRGASIWGKPDASELAEITRLIEEKKIKPIVSEVLPLSDAVKASQQAATHHTRGKIVLKIAEEPKS; this is translated from the coding sequence ATGAAGGCCGTCGTCCTGCACGAGTACGGCGAAGACGCGCCTCGGCCGGCACCGAAGGATAACGAGGTGCTGGTACGGGTGATCGCGTGCGGAGTGAATCCAGCGGATCCGCTCGTGATCTCCGGGCGATTGGCGCAGGAATTTGGAACCCACCTGCCGCTGATTCCCGGTTACGACGTCGCGGGGGTGATCGAGAAGACCGGCGCCAAGGTCACAAAGCTCAAGGTGGGCGACGCCGTGTATGGTTATGCGCTCTTCGGCGGCGGTTGGGCGGAGTACGCGGTCCTGGCGGAAAACGAGGCGGCGCTCAAACCGAAGTCGGTCGGCTTTGTGGATGCGGCGGCGGTGCCGCTGGCGGCGTTAACGGCCTGGCAGGCGTTGCTCGACGTGGCGAAACTGAGCGCCGGCCAGACGGTGCTTATTCACGGCGGCTCGGGCGGAGTGGGCAGTTTCGCGATCCAGATTGCAAAAGCCCGCGGAGCGCGAGTGATCGCGACGGCGTCCACCGCAAACCAGGACCTGCTGAAGCAGCTGGGGGCGGATGTCGCCATCGATTACACGAAAACAAAATTCGAAGAGGTGGCGAAGGACGTGGATGTGGTTCTGGATGCGGTCGGGCGCGATACCCTGGCCCGATCCTACGCGGTCGTGAAAAAGGGAGGAATCATTGCGACGCTGGTGGCGCGGCCAGGCCAAGCGGAACTCGATAAGCATGGAATCCGTGGCGCGTCGATTTGGGGAAAGCCGGATGCAAGCGAACTGGCTGAGATCACCAGGCTGATCGAGGAAAAGAAAATCAAGCCGATCGTGAGCGAGGTCCTGCCGTTGAGCGACGCCGTCAAAGCGAGCCAGCAGGCGGCGACCCATCACACGCGCGGCAAAATCGTGCTCAAGATCGCGGAGGAACCGAAGAGTTGA
- the carB gene encoding carbamoyl-phosphate synthase large subunit, whose translation MPRNNDLHKILLIGSGPIVIGQGCEFDYSGVQACKALREEGYQVVLINSNPATIMTDPEFADRTYVEPITPEVIEAILEREKPDAILPTMGGQTALNAAMELNRNGALARHNVKLIGANAQAIAKGEDRQLFKEAMLRIGLDVPRSGIAHSIADAIRIAGTIEKFPLIIRPAFTLGGSGGGIAYNRDELEEIVDRGLALSPVTEVLIEESLVGWKEFEMEVMRDRADNCVVICSIENFDPMGVHTGDSITVAPVQTLSDKEFQMMRDASFEVIREIGVETGGSNIQFAVNPQNGRMVVIEMNPRVSRSSALASKATGFPIAKIAAKLAVGYTLDEIRNDITRETPASFEPTIDYCVVKVPRFTFEKFPQADPTLTTQMKSVGEAMAIGRTFKEALQKALRSLEIKRFGLCGDGNEKRVDAETLRLKLATPNAERIFHIAQAFQDGMSIEEVFELTKIDRWFLHNVRQIVEEGQRRLGCQPDSADGLQACPANSFQPFDEQTSIHQTKRHLPHWEQPGATYFVTFRLIDSVPQNVLVQWREELQQWLKVHPKPWDWRTAREYMRLCEESREEWLDRGHGSCLLRDAAVAAIIAAGLKHFDGDRYLLDAFVIMPNHVHVLFKPRAGNSLSSILHSWKSFSANAINRQVARQGPLWMSENFDTIVRDAAHLVACREYIAQNPVKARLESGDFILEVRGMLRIEDGNERQAGSLPAESGWKPDLRELRRLKKLGFSDRQLAIARGISEAEVRAERKAAGVIPTYRLVDTCAAEFEAFTPYYYSTYGTENEMRRTEKPKIMILGGGPNRIGQGIEFDYCCVHAAFALREIGFETIMVNSNPETVSTDYDTSDKLYFEPLTLEDVLNIYEQERPEGVIVQFGGQTPLNLAAGLKAAGVRIIGTQPESIEMAEDRKLFAAMLDKLLLRQTPSGSAVSADEALAIADRIGYPVLVRPSFVLGGRAMELVYNGDDLRRYMQSAIEVSPDRPVLVDRFLEDAIEVDVDCIADGETSVIGAIMEHIEQAGIHSGDSACVIPTFSLPGAVLQQIRAATTAMARELKVRGLMNVQFAVKGDDVYVLEVNPRASRTVPFVSKAIGVPLAKLAAKVMTGKNLTELGFTSEIVPRHFSVKEAVFPFLRYQGVDIALGPEMKSTGEVMGIDADLGLAYAKSQMAAPPPLPKSGRVFVSVKDSDKQSVIPLAREFVELGFQIVSTSGTEAALRAAGVPVTKVYKIREGRPNVLDLVTNRDIDFIINTPSGKIPREDEVRIRNASLAQKIPIMTTVRAAQASANGIRSLQRSKVQVKTLQEYHGK comes from the coding sequence ATGCCGCGGAACAACGATCTCCACAAGATCCTCCTGATTGGCTCCGGCCCGATCGTCATCGGGCAGGGCTGCGAATTTGATTATTCCGGCGTCCAGGCCTGCAAGGCTTTGCGCGAGGAAGGCTACCAGGTCGTTCTCATCAATTCGAATCCCGCGACGATCATGACCGATCCGGAATTCGCCGATCGGACCTATGTCGAGCCGATCACGCCCGAAGTCATCGAAGCGATCCTGGAACGGGAAAAACCGGACGCGATTCTGCCGACGATGGGCGGCCAGACGGCGCTGAATGCGGCCATGGAGTTGAATCGCAACGGGGCGCTCGCCCGGCACAACGTGAAATTGATTGGGGCGAACGCACAGGCCATCGCGAAGGGCGAAGACCGCCAGCTGTTCAAGGAAGCGATGCTTCGGATCGGGCTCGATGTTCCGCGCTCGGGCATCGCGCATTCAATCGCGGACGCCATCCGCATCGCGGGCACGATCGAGAAGTTTCCGCTGATCATTCGCCCCGCTTTCACTTTGGGCGGATCTGGTGGCGGTATCGCCTATAACCGCGATGAGCTGGAGGAAATCGTCGACCGCGGCCTGGCGCTTTCGCCGGTTACGGAGGTGCTGATCGAGGAATCGCTCGTCGGCTGGAAGGAATTCGAGATGGAGGTGATGCGGGACCGCGCGGACAACTGCGTCGTCATCTGCTCGATCGAGAACTTCGATCCAATGGGTGTGCACACCGGCGACTCCATCACGGTCGCGCCCGTCCAGACCCTTTCCGACAAGGAATTCCAGATGATGCGGGATGCGTCGTTCGAGGTCATTCGGGAGATCGGGGTGGAGACCGGCGGCTCGAACATCCAGTTTGCGGTCAACCCGCAAAACGGACGCATGGTGGTGATAGAGATGAATCCGCGCGTCTCGCGTTCGAGCGCGCTGGCCTCGAAAGCCACCGGGTTTCCGATCGCCAAAATCGCGGCGAAACTGGCCGTCGGCTACACGCTCGACGAAATCCGAAACGACATCACGCGCGAAACGCCGGCGAGCTTCGAGCCGACGATCGATTACTGCGTAGTCAAGGTGCCACGGTTCACCTTCGAGAAATTTCCCCAGGCCGATCCAACGCTCACCACCCAGATGAAGAGCGTCGGCGAAGCGATGGCCATCGGGCGCACCTTCAAGGAAGCGTTGCAAAAGGCGCTCCGTTCGCTCGAGATCAAACGTTTTGGATTATGCGGCGATGGGAACGAGAAACGGGTGGATGCCGAGACATTGCGCCTGAAACTCGCGACTCCGAATGCCGAACGCATTTTCCACATCGCCCAGGCCTTCCAGGACGGAATGTCGATCGAGGAAGTTTTCGAGCTGACCAAGATCGATCGCTGGTTCCTCCATAACGTGCGGCAGATTGTGGAGGAGGGCCAACGGAGGTTAGGCTGCCAGCCTGACTCGGCGGACGGGCTACAAGCCTGTCCTGCCAACTCGTTCCAACCTTTCGACGAACAAACTTCCATTCACCAAACCAAACGCCACCTGCCTCATTGGGAGCAACCCGGCGCCACTTATTTCGTCACCTTTCGCCTAATCGACTCAGTCCCGCAGAACGTTCTCGTGCAATGGCGCGAAGAGCTTCAGCAATGGCTCAAAGTGCATCCGAAGCCTTGGGACTGGCGAACCGCTCGTGAGTACATGCGCTTATGCGAAGAAAGCCGGGAGGAATGGCTCGATCGCGGCCATGGCTCCTGTTTGCTGCGCGATGCGGCGGTCGCCGCCATCATCGCGGCCGGTCTGAAGCATTTCGACGGTGACCGGTACTTGCTGGACGCGTTCGTCATTATGCCGAATCACGTTCATGTTCTGTTCAAGCCCAGGGCCGGCAACTCACTTTCGTCAATTCTGCATTCGTGGAAATCGTTTTCGGCAAACGCGATAAACCGCCAGGTAGCTCGGCAGGGGCCGCTCTGGATGTCGGAAAACTTCGATACGATTGTCCGGGACGCGGCACATCTGGTCGCCTGCCGCGAGTACATCGCGCAGAACCCAGTAAAGGCGAGACTGGAATCCGGAGATTTTATTTTGGAGGTGCGTGGGATGTTGCGGATTGAGGACGGGAACGAACGACAGGCTGGTAGCCTGCCGGCCGAGTCAGGCTGGAAGCCTGACCTCCGGGAGCTGCGTCGCCTCAAGAAGCTTGGCTTCTCCGACCGCCAGCTCGCGATCGCGCGCGGAATTTCAGAAGCCGAGGTTCGCGCGGAACGAAAAGCCGCCGGTGTCATTCCGACGTATCGCTTGGTCGACACCTGCGCTGCGGAGTTCGAGGCCTTCACGCCTTATTACTACTCAACCTACGGCACCGAGAACGAAATGCGGCGAACCGAGAAGCCCAAGATCATGATTCTGGGCGGCGGACCGAACCGGATCGGACAGGGAATCGAATTCGATTACTGCTGTGTCCACGCGGCTTTCGCCCTGCGTGAGATCGGGTTTGAAACCATCATGGTCAATTCGAACCCGGAGACGGTTTCGACCGATTACGACACGAGCGACAAACTCTATTTCGAGCCGCTGACGCTCGAGGACGTGCTCAACATTTACGAGCAGGAGCGCCCCGAAGGCGTGATCGTGCAGTTCGGCGGACAAACGCCGCTCAACCTGGCGGCGGGCTTGAAAGCCGCGGGAGTCAGGATCATCGGCACGCAGCCCGAAAGCATCGAGATGGCGGAGGACCGGAAGCTTTTTGCCGCCATGCTCGACAAACTCCTCCTGCGCCAGACGCCGAGCGGCTCGGCGGTCAGCGCCGACGAAGCTCTCGCGATCGCGGACCGGATTGGCTACCCGGTGCTCGTCCGGCCGTCGTTCGTGCTGGGTGGCCGGGCCATGGAATTGGTTTACAACGGCGACGACCTGCGCCGCTACATGCAGAGCGCCATCGAAGTCAGCCCGGACCGGCCAGTGCTGGTGGATCGGTTCCTCGAAGATGCGATTGAGGTCGATGTCGATTGTATTGCCGATGGCGAAACGAGCGTCATCGGCGCGATCATGGAACACATCGAGCAAGCCGGCATTCACAGCGGCGACAGCGCCTGCGTGATTCCGACGTTCTCGCTGCCGGGCGCCGTCCTGCAACAGATCCGCGCCGCCACGACAGCAATGGCGCGGGAACTGAAGGTTCGCGGACTCATGAATGTCCAGTTCGCCGTGAAAGGGGACGACGTTTACGTGCTCGAAGTGAACCCGCGGGCCTCGCGGACGGTCCCTTTTGTGAGCAAGGCCATCGGAGTGCCGCTCGCGAAACTGGCAGCGAAAGTGATGACTGGAAAGAATCTGACCGAGCTCGGTTTTACCAGCGAGATCGTGCCGAGACATTTCTCCGTGAAGGAAGCGGTCTTTCCGTTCCTGCGCTATCAGGGCGTCGACATCGCGCTCGGCCCGGAAATGAAATCGACTGGTGAGGTGATGGGGATCGACGCAGATCTCGGCCTGGCCTACGCGAAGTCACAAATGGCCGCCCCGCCGCCGCTGCCAAAATCCGGCCGCGTCTTCGTCAGCGTGAAGGATAGCGACAAGCAAAGCGTGATTCCGCTGGCGCGTGAATTTGTCGAGCTCGGTTTCCAGATCGTTTCGACGAGCGGGACGGAAGCGGCCCTGCGTGCGGCCGGCGTTCCGGTGACGAAGGTGTACAAGATTCGCGAGGGCCGTCCGAACGTGCTCGATCTCGTGACCAATCGGGACATTGATTTCATTATCAACACCCCGAGCGGGAAGATTCCCCGGGAAGACGAAGTCAGGATTCGGAACGCTTCGCTCGCCCAAAAAATCCCGATCATGACGACGGTGCGGGCCGCGCAGGCCAGCGCCAACGGGATTCGTTCATTGCAGCGGAGCAAGGTGCAGGTGAAGACCCTCCAGGAATATCATGGGAAATGA